The segment CCCGGGAAGTTGCTTTGGCTTCAGGTTCGAAAGAGCTCTAAGGGAGTGTCGATCATTCAATCTGGTTCAAGCAGTCGATTACTGGATCTGACGCTCGCTGACGGTTATTTGTGTGTCCCGCCAAATCAAGATCTGCTTTCCGGGCAGACAATCGAATACTGGTGTTATTCATCTTAAGGGGGTGTCTGGTGATTGGAATTTTGGTATTGGCTGGCGGGAAAAGGGCGCAGAGTCGCCGGAAGGGATAAAGGCTGGATTCTTTGTCAAGGCCGGCCTTTGATTGCTTGGTTGCTGGCGTCTATCCGGGAGCAATTGCAGTTCATGCCGCAAGAAGAATATCGTATTTTCATAAGCGCCAACCGTAACATGAAACGGTATGCTCAGCTCGGAGAACAGGTTGTCGCCGACTGGCGTGTGGGCTATCAGGGCCCGCTCGCCGGAATTGAAAGTGCGATGGGATTACCGGTGGCGGTAACGATTAATCGCTGGTTGATTATTCCGGTGGATGCTGTA is part of the Thiomicrorhabdus sp. genome and harbors:
- a CDS encoding NTP transferase domain-containing protein, translating into MEFWYWLAGKGRRVAGRDKGWILCQGRPLIAWLLASIREQLQFMPQEEYRIFISANRNMKRYAQLGEQVVADWRVGYQGPLAGIESAMGLPVAVTINRWLIIPVDAVCLPDGFVEKMLRVEQRTVCFARQGSRDHYAFLSLPGTCLSDVSAYLDQGGRSICGWLKAHSSVQPVVFDDAAVFANLNSGQDFRNGGRLQNKIYR